The Vigna angularis cultivar LongXiaoDou No.4 chromosome 6, ASM1680809v1, whole genome shotgun sequence genome contains the following window.
GATTCTATAATCTATTTCATATCAAATTTTGGGATTCGTCATTTTCAACCTTAGCACTCGTTCTTCTGTCAGATGTTCTTGTGAACACAAATTTCTTTCCAATTAATCTATCACTTCAAAACATGTGTTCTGGTCGGTTCTCTTCTCTAACTCTAGTTGGCACTgcctaaaaattaaattaggtcAAATTAGTACTAGTAATAACGAAAGTTTGGCGTAAACAATAAGCATGTTCAAAGACTTCTAAGGGATTGTGTTGACTTTATAGTAGCAATTCTTATTGGGATAAATCCGAATGGTGGACATAGTGCTGTTGGGGTCAAATTCTGGAGGAAAAGTTATGGTGTGTTAATTTGATAGACTAAGGACAGATATGATTATTGCCTCTGGAAATTATTGAAGCAAACAAATAGTCATCGCGTGGTTCGCGTTGATGCAGCGCGTTGCCATTGTCTATTTTTTGCCTAATATCTTATTCCCTGACTATAGGCTATTTTCAGTGCGAAATCATGTTCAAGCAGTGGgcaaaattgaatttattctactttcattaaaatattctatacTTGTGTGCCGGTGGATTCGCTTAATCCCTGTAGTTTGACTTTCTTCAGGGCCATATCATGTCCAAGCTGTGCTAAAGTTGAAAATGTTACAAGCACTCAAGCATAGTTACATTCTCCAAATTTGATCATTTTCGTTTTAAACTTCTTACACTGATATGTCGGTAGATTATTCAAAAAAGGTACATTTAGTAAAATGTACAAATTTGACCTGATTCAAGAAACCTACTTTTACCTTGCATTAGACAAAGGAAAAAAACACATTACAATAGAGTCTTCAGATAGATTCAGAAATCCTGAGATAAAAATCCTATAGGATGATATCAAAACCAATTTTAATTGTCAGTTTTCTGAGTCCAATATGTATATGTTAAATATCGAGATAGTATTGACAAAATTGGAAGATATTTGAGTCTTTTAAATGTCTTATCAGGGTTCAATTCTTGGCCTTACGAATGAATACTTTGTTAGAAAAAACAAACCCTACTTCAACAATATTAATATCTAAAGATACCTGAGATACGAATAAAATGTGTATATGCTTGGTTCACATCTCGTGGTAAAATGAGTCGGGGATATGCGAATCTAAGGAAAATAGAAGGACGTGATTTTTTAGAAGGAAAATGAGGCGAATCCAATCACTCAGCATTTCAAACATTTTGGATTCCTGTTAAAACAATCCAAAGTTCAGcagtaaaaaaacattttagatTTCATTCATCTATGAATTGTCATATTGATTTCATTCAACTCAGTTATCCAACGGAGGAGGTCATTACGTTCAGCAAGGAACGGTCGTAAAGGGCTGGTCATAGGACTGAGCAACAAATTTTTTATGCTCTGTAGTGATGAACGCTTTTTAGCCACCAATTAGAGATCTGCACGGTTAATGCGAAAAGAGAGAgtttatgtataaaatatatccTCACCTATTTGGATACCATTTTGGAAATCAAGGTTTTAAATGAGACTTCTATGAATATTGCTGTTCGTTTTCCGTTGGAGCACCCTGAATATACTttctgaaaataataattttgtttctgcCAACCTGGATGGAGGTAATTTTGGAGGGAGTTTTAAAGGTATCCCATACATTCAATTCAAAGATATCAATGAACCGTATAGTCCGAACTTCGATCAGTAAAAACTCATTCAGAACTCAAACATGACAAGATATCACTGAAGTACGTGTAATAAATTGTCAAAGACAAGAGCTTTAGTTATGATAATCACAAGTTATCGCCTCTATATTGCCACAAATGAATGAATACATGATTACTTAATCTTTGGATTGTGTTTCAGCTACATATTCTAAAATGCCAAAAAACTATACCTTCGTTCTATATATTTCACTCATGATGTCCAGTTTCCTCTTATACTGATACTGTGAAGAGGTAAACTTTTAGTACAACGGCTAGAGCCAGCTGCAACAGAAAAATGCCAGCAACAATCAAGAACCACCTTTCACCTGCTGATTTGATATGTGCCCGGAGGTTAAGTGCCACAAATGTCGCTGACATGAACCCAGCCACACCTGCAACCACCCATCTAAATATATCCAGTGGCACTATGGACATACACTGCATAAAACAAGGGTTTGACTGTTGATAAGACAATACAAAACAATGTCATATTTTATGTTTCCTTGAAGGTAGAAAAAGGAAGAACAACTTACAAGTGCCGGAATAAAGACAAACAGGGAATACCCATATAGACAGAATAGTTGCACAAGGCCCGCAGGTGCAGAGAAGTATTTGAGGATTACATACAGGCAAAGAGGAACTATTGTAACGTAGCCATAAAACAAACCAGCAGACCAAGTCACCAGATTTATGTCATAATCCCATTCCTTGCTCTTCAGCTTGTGTGCTACATATGTCACAAAGGTGCCAATAGATGCTGCTACAAATATTAAGGTAGTGCAAATCCAGAATGGACCATACCTGCATATATTATGTGAACTAAAAATTACATACACAAAACTCACTCCTTTTACGACAAAGTTATAAAAGTGTTGTTCTCCAAGAACAAAAAAAGGTAAACATCATCTTGTCCACACAGCAGTATTTAAGTAACAAGAGATTAGGCCACAGAAGACACTTCAataaattttcacataaaaatgAAACACAACAAACAGATCATTAAACACGTGAGTGTTTAGCTTGGAAGATATTAGCATATTAAAACTGGCCACAACAACACAGATACACCACTTCTCCATAAAACCTATATTTAACAATGTGCATAACATAATTTCAAAACGTCAGCAATCAAAACCGAAAATTGGTAGTAGTATGCTCAGTCAATGACATGAGAAAAAGACAGTCCACTCACAAATCAGGGTTGGTAGCAGTTTTTTCATTAAAAGATCCTCTAAATGGAAATAGCGAGTCTATAATTCTCTCAAGAACATCTGAAGTGTCAACATCAAAGTACGGTTTGTAAGCGGCAACTGTAAAAGTCCGAAACCAACCACCCTGCTGGGGTTCATCAGAACCAGATATaggttttgaaaatgaatctgCATAAAAATGAACGAAACAATTCAACACAAACATATGAAACAGATACCCAAGAGGAATAATTTAAAGCAACAGCTCCAACCATGAAATTTCCCATTGTACAAGAGAAGGCAATAACATAAGTAATATGCATCAATCACCCTCCCTCTAGAGAGTAAAAGAAACAAGTACAAGATCGGACCAAACACAACAGCAGAAAATAATACTAATGTTTTATGGGCTGGCATTGACTATAAGTCGGTACTAACAGTATCTTTGTTACAATTATACATACTAGGTTAATAGGTGTCACCATTACATCACATCCATCCAAGTTACCAGCACAGTTTCCACCAAAGTCCATAGATATCAATATGGAACAGCAACACTTTGCAAGACAAGTCCCCCAAATACCATAGTGAAatcttcaaaatttatattgCATATTTTATAGTACACATATAGATAGGGGAGTCAAAGTAAGTCAACCTGTCTCACTTTTTTGCAATCTATAAAGTTTGTAACTCAGACTCAACCCACCAAAGGTTGTTGGGTTAAATGGACAAAGTGAGTTGGCTCATTTAagcatattttgtttttccaatTTGTTTCATTCCAGTACAATCAAAGTGCATTGACTCAATCCAcctatttataatagtaaaattaagACGTCCACCTATTTCACTGAACAATAACCACAATTAGGAAGTGatattataaagataattatcaaaaataaaaaatgttaacttatataattggctaaacaaataaattaagcATCCAAACCATTCAAATGCTATTGAATAACattctaatattaaaaaaaaccaaagtgtcaacctacaaaattaaagtagcaaataattataatgaaaaaaattataaaggagTGTTGGTGGTGGGTTACAGGTCAACCCACCTTCAACCTCACTCAAACAAGTTTAACCCACTAATTAAGTTAGCTGGCTTCAATATAGtccacatttaaaaaataaaaaaataaaaaactattctTTTCTAACCATATTCAGCACACTCCCATGGTGAGCCAAATTGACTCATGGGTTTGAACCCATTTTGACACCCCTACATATAGTCCTTACTGCCAacactgttttttgttttattccttGCATAAAAAGATCCTACATTTGAATCCCTGTATGAAAAACCTTTTCCGAATTAGTCACTACCATCAATCAAAGTATGATATTAAATTTGTTCTTTATACTTGACATCATTTTTGTACAAATATCTACACTACacagtaaaagaaattaaaaattacttcaGCTCCCCCCTGTGAGAAACTCCACATGTTTGGTCTCCACACAtgatgtatatttttttgtctcGGTCCttacatgaaaaattatttaccaTCACTTCAATAAATGATTGGGATCAATCGGTAATTTTTCATGCGAAccaaaatgtaataattttcatatagatacttaaacaaaaaaaaaaaacagacaggtttaaaaacaaaatcataacttAACCTTAAAAATATCAATCCCATGAGGTAAGAGGGAAGTGGGATGacgtatattttaaatactataaTACAAACTAAATTTATACTGCTCATATAAATAatcaaaccaaaagaaaaattaaagaaattcataaaaaatgaaaactcgTGACTATTTTCAGACATGGTCAATCTAGGGGCAATATGAACATAGTAATGAAATCAGAAAAATTAAAGATGATAGTGAAATCAGTGGAAAATAAGAAacataacaaattataaaaaaattagcatAATATGAACTAGGAGTCGTAAAGGAAGATGAAAGAATGAAacacgcaaaaaaaaaaaaaagtcctgAAAAGAGTTAAGAAACAAAGGGCCAAACACAGGTAACTTTCTGTAAAATATTCGAAGAAGGGTTAATCCTATTGTTTCTGTGGCATAAAATgcaatagaaaataaagaaaaatcacaattttACCCAAAAAAAAGGTTCTAAACATTGTATTAGGAGTAACAATGGGTTTGGAAGCCTAAGGCATGGTAGCACCGCAATGGTATGCAAAAAGCCACACTTGAAAACCACATTGCTTTCTGAATTCCATAGCAACATAAGAGCGCACTATTCCCTACTAATCAAAGTCATGATGAGTCATAATTAACATTAAGAACATCATAGGTCGTTTATGAaacatacaagaaaaaataaaaaattgacttTGGTTacatcaataatttaaaaattgactTTGGTTACATCAATAATTTTCAAACTATTCCATTTGACCACCGATGAGAACAGAAATGGGTGTCTGCCAGAAATACTGCTGGAGGACCGAGGCTTCTGGTTGCACAGCAGAGAGAAGCATGGACCAAGGTTCTTAAACTCAGGATTCTAACTAGAATCACAAGAGGATGAAAATTCATGACTGGCGATAGTAAATCAGAATGTAGATTGGATCGAAAGATCTTAcactcaaacaaaaattatacttatatcatatgtaataaatacatacatacatacatatatatatatatatatatatatatatatatatatatatataaattttttatgcctaattaatataataggacctaaaaataacaaataaagaaaataacctCTATATTACAACCTTAAACAAACTTAAATTGAAACTTCATAACcatgataatatattataattaacagaataactataatatattagtatgattattaataattaagaaaaaaagggaGCAGTTAGgctaataaaaatagaataactatatattataataagttttattgAAAAGCTGTATTGTATTcattatatgaatatttataattatatgttatatGCTTAGGCTCACTAATAACTCCAAATACACATGCTCCTTCCAAAAAATCTTGGCAAATCAGAAAAAGACACGATAACAAAATGAATGGAAAACGAAATTTAGTTTGCAAATGAgagtatagagaaaaaaaaatcagagaaGTAACCTggcatgaaaagaaaaaaagtttagttcacaaaacatatttttcaaacaGAGGAGAAATCGGCAGTGGCCCTGGGTAGCAATGGTGATGAAGGATGAAGGTCTGGCAGTAGCAAAtactgaagaagaagaagaagaagccaGCAAACAAGAGCAGATTGCAAATGGGAATGAATGAGAAAAATGATTGGAACAAAGTGATTCTAGGATTGTCAAAACTGGTTATTGGCCAACTTCTGACTTTGAGATCAACCATCCCACGTGGAAGATTCTAAACCTCTTCCCAAACGATCCAGGCGACAATTCAGCACAGACAAGGCTGCTTGGCACCTAGGATTATGCAATTTCACAATGTGAATTACAATTTTAACAACTATTCCAAGGGGGAACTACATCTAATCATGGTTTTTTAAAATTCTGACTAGGGAAGGGAAATCTCAACCCCACCTCTCTCAGACAACGCAGTTTCAAGGGCAAATAGGATTTTTAAGATGTGTCATTGTAGTGCCGCTATAGTGCTGTAATAGGCTACTACTTTGGCAACAATATCAGCTATGACAGCCACCGTTCAAAAGGGTACTGTAGCGCAAACTTCGTAGCAGCCCATAGCTGCTGCACTACTGATAACTATAGTTCCCTCTTCCACGCACACCTTCTAACAATCCCATCAGACAAATCAACGCATAATTTAATACTATAAACAGCACACACACATACGATAAACATGATAAAAAGCATAAGAATAGATAAGTTCACGAAATATAAAGCTAGATCAGGGGAATATTATTAAAGcaacaattgaaaaactttcAAGTATCATCACCACCGTCTGTAAACCCAAGGTCCTATGATGTCATCTCATCTCTGTATTATCCTGTCAACTTAATCATTCAAGCGAAGTCCTAACTAAGTCACGGCATCTAATAGACTACTAATCACAGAACTTCCATCATGGAtcataaaataatcaatcaCTGGGAAAGGAAAGCTTTTAATTAACCTATTTTTCTATAAGATGTTAAAAAAACGAAGAGAGTGTAGTTATAACATACCATCGGCATCACGAGGAGGTCCAGAAGCAGCGGTAATCTTGCCCTGCGTTCCAGAAGGAGGAAATGTCTGAAGATTTGAATCTAAAATGCAAACAAATTACAAATCGGTAATCAGATCCAGCATAGGAgaatgagagaaagagagaggaaaTAGTTGAACCTGCAAAATTGACAGTGACCTGTCGTGAATCTGGAACagcctgaaaaaaaaaatgaaagagagaaGTGAGAAATTGAAGAGTTAACAACGGAACAAAAGATTTGGATAGAGAGAACTGACAGGAACAGATCCCTGAACTTGCTGCGCGTCAATGGAGGTATATTTTCCCGACATCATCTTGACTTGATCttcttcttttcccttttccttcttcttctccttctctcagATCTCTCCTCTCTTCTCTGTCCCCCAAAAGCT
Protein-coding sequences here:
- the LOC108340911 gene encoding uncharacterized protein LOC108340911: MMSGKYTSIDAQQVQGSVPAVPDSRQVTVNFADSNLQTFPPSGTQGKITAASGPPRDADDSFSKPISGSDEPQQGGWFRTFTVAAYKPYFDVDTSDVLERIIDSLFPFRGSFNEKTATNPDLYGPFWICTTLIFVAASIGTFVTYVAHKLKSKEWDYDINLVTWSAGLFYGYVTIVPLCLYVILKYFSAPAGLVQLFCLYGYSLFVFIPALCMSIVPLDIFRWVVAGVAGFMSATFVALNLRAHIKSAGERWFLIVAGIFLLQLALAVVLKVYLFTVSV